A single Pirellulaceae bacterium DNA region contains:
- the rsfS gene encoding ribosome silencing factor — protein MSADPNQHSPANPSNQVSEPPCLVPQAQLDESLNMARAAVEAAAENRGQDILLLELTRQTSLFDYFVIATGASKRQLVAISHEIDRRMKTQFDQRKLSVSGVEQGRWIVLDYGSIVVHLFDQETREFYDLESLWGDARQIDISAIVAQASAQIARLQ, from the coding sequence ATGTCCGCCGACCCCAATCAACATTCACCGGCCAATCCTTCGAATCAGGTTTCCGAGCCCCCTTGCTTGGTTCCTCAGGCGCAGCTTGACGAGTCGCTCAATATGGCTCGGGCGGCAGTAGAGGCTGCGGCGGAAAACCGAGGTCAGGACATTTTGCTGCTGGAGTTGACACGGCAGACGTCGCTGTTCGATTATTTCGTAATCGCCACCGGCGCAAGCAAGCGGCAGCTTGTAGCCATCAGTCACGAAATCGATCGACGTATGAAGACTCAGTTCGACCAGCGGAAGTTGAGTGTTTCCGGCGTCGAGCAGGGGCGCTGGATCGTCTTGGACTATGGCAGTATCGTCGTCCACCTGTTTGATCAGGAAACCCGCGAGTTCTACGACTTGGAGTCGCTGTGGGGAGACGCTCGACAAATCGACATTTCTGCAATTGTCGCCCAAGCATCAGCCCAAATCGCTCGACTTCAGTAA
- a CDS encoding AAA family ATPase — MIRRIVLENYMSHVRTEIEPAPGLTVLIGPNNCGKSAVVSALQTLCSKTAGEFMVRHGQKECRVTIETDDGHSVTWQRRRGAVSYIIDGRQIPRGVMPDDLHDILRLPQVVSEDGNEEFDIHFGAQKSPIFLVNDSGRRTAMFFASSSDAEYLMRMQKLHKDKVRTAKREAEKLSERLKMLDAELLWLEPVSEISGAMQAVVKQYQAVEQHQQLSIQLSSDLQQLVQLSSELEQHTAELNCLSRLTSPPQLVTTQPLQDILSFWEQSDRQLHHEASRLKVLAELTEPPALPETFRLQLTVEELAKARWERDVYKNLTIAIQPLAVPPLMAETDRLQDVMDSLATTLQQAECFSQQVTCLQALQPTPQLNEVVVLQRMLAELTAAAELAEETASEHAVLTMLAAPPEPLEMQPLRQLIKAYDLAEVEIANCLLETTQLDEELERVIRSVELWTVANPICSNCGAEIDPQRLLKWGHTHA; from the coding sequence ATGATTCGCCGAATAGTGCTGGAAAACTACATGTCGCATGTGCGAACGGAGATCGAGCCGGCGCCAGGGCTGACAGTGTTGATTGGGCCAAACAATTGCGGTAAGTCGGCGGTTGTGTCGGCCTTGCAAACCCTGTGCTCGAAAACCGCTGGCGAGTTCATGGTCCGGCACGGTCAAAAAGAATGCCGTGTCACAATCGAAACGGACGACGGACACAGCGTCACCTGGCAACGCAGGCGAGGAGCCGTAAGCTACATCATTGACGGTCGTCAGATTCCGCGCGGGGTTATGCCCGATGACCTCCACGATATCTTGCGACTGCCGCAAGTTGTATCGGAGGATGGCAACGAAGAATTCGACATACACTTCGGCGCGCAGAAGTCACCGATTTTTCTGGTAAACGATTCCGGTCGCCGCACAGCCATGTTTTTTGCGTCGTCGTCCGATGCAGAATACCTCATGCGGATGCAGAAACTGCACAAAGATAAAGTTCGGACAGCAAAACGCGAAGCAGAAAAACTGTCCGAACGCCTAAAAATGCTGGATGCTGAGCTGCTGTGGCTAGAACCGGTGTCGGAGATTTCTGGCGCGATGCAAGCGGTTGTCAAACAGTATCAGGCCGTTGAGCAACATCAGCAGCTTTCGATTCAACTTTCCAGCGACCTGCAGCAGCTTGTACAGCTGAGTTCGGAGTTGGAGCAACATACAGCCGAGCTGAATTGCTTGAGTCGCCTCACTTCGCCACCGCAGTTGGTGACAACCCAACCGCTGCAGGACATTCTTTCTTTCTGGGAACAATCGGATCGGCAGCTACATCATGAAGCCAGTCGCTTGAAGGTGCTTGCCGAGCTTACAGAACCTCCAGCGCTTCCAGAAACGTTTCGTCTTCAGCTGACAGTGGAGGAACTGGCCAAGGCCCGCTGGGAACGCGACGTCTATAAGAATCTCACGATCGCGATCCAGCCGCTGGCAGTCCCGCCGCTCATGGCAGAGACGGATAGGCTTCAAGACGTCATGGATTCACTCGCGACCACTCTGCAGCAAGCTGAATGTTTCAGTCAACAAGTGACATGTTTACAAGCTCTACAACCAACGCCCCAACTGAATGAAGTTGTGGTCTTACAGCGAATGCTCGCTGAATTGACCGCCGCTGCCGAGTTGGCTGAGGAAACCGCCAGCGAGCACGCGGTCCTGACGATGCTGGCCGCACCACCGGAGCCGCTTGAGATGCAGCCGTTAAGGCAGCTCATTAAGGCATATGACTTGGCGGAAGTTGAGATTGCGAATTGCTTATTGGAAACCACACAACTAGACGAAGAGCTTGAGCGGGTCATCCGTTCCGTGGAGCTGTGGACCGTCGCCAATCCCATCTGCTCAAATTGCGGCGCCGAAATAGATCCCCAACGTCTACTAAAGTGGGGGCACACGCATGCATGA
- the argS gene encoding arginine--tRNA ligase produces MQILSLIRQRFAEALDGWVANPQEHLQRITLARDPQHGDYQANVAMPLKQELGKPPQQIAAELVSRLRLDDLCHPPEVAGPGFINLRLRSDFLNRQLELMASDSRLGITPCAVPRTYVIDYSAPNVAKPMHVGHIRTTVIGDALAKILRFLGHRVITDNHLGDWGTQFGMIIYGYKHFVDAEAYERDAVAELGRLYRLVQQIIGYQETLCKLPPAEKKLADAQRKLASAKAVSGVPEPQQKKDIAAAQKAVRAAQEQLEELQGKVQFVQDSPALLAVSAAHPNLEKRCQLETVRLHEGDEQNLALWNQFLPISLREIETVYHRLGIEFDYTLGESFYHPLLGDLVEQFLSRGLATISEGATCVFLDGFDAPMIIRKSDGAYLYATTDLATIQYRMQQFRPDVILYVVDMRQSEHFAKLFAAARKMGYNKVQLQHVSFGTVLGPDGKPFKTRSGSVVGLEHLLDEAVERAFQAVCTPERLQKAGLDMPLDEQRHIANVVGLGAIKYADLSHNRTSDYEFNTEKMVALDGNTATYVQYMYARTQSILRRAEAQGYSLMAVPDSIVVQHPAERTLALQLLQLEDVLHQVVAEYYPHLLTGYLYELAKQFASFFEQCPVLTADDHAQRQSRLRICQVTGRVLEHGLGLLGIGVVPRM; encoded by the coding sequence ATGCAAATCCTGTCTTTGATACGCCAGCGTTTCGCCGAGGCCTTGGACGGTTGGGTTGCCAACCCGCAAGAACATCTGCAGCGCATCACGCTGGCTCGAGACCCGCAACACGGGGACTACCAGGCCAACGTGGCCATGCCGCTCAAGCAGGAGCTGGGCAAGCCACCTCAGCAGATCGCTGCTGAACTTGTCAGCCGATTGCGGCTGGACGACTTGTGCCATCCGCCTGAAGTCGCTGGCCCAGGCTTCATCAACTTACGCCTGCGCAGCGATTTTTTGAATCGCCAATTGGAGTTAATGGCCAGCGACTCACGGTTGGGAATAACGCCCTGCGCGGTTCCTCGCACCTATGTCATTGATTATTCAGCCCCAAATGTTGCCAAGCCCATGCATGTGGGCCACATTCGCACCACGGTGATTGGCGACGCACTAGCCAAGATTCTGCGATTCCTTGGACATCGCGTGATCACCGACAATCATCTGGGAGATTGGGGAACGCAGTTTGGGATGATTATCTACGGCTACAAACATTTTGTTGATGCGGAGGCCTATGAGCGCGATGCTGTAGCAGAACTCGGCCGTCTGTACCGACTCGTCCAGCAAATCATTGGCTATCAAGAGACGCTATGCAAACTGCCGCCAGCGGAAAAGAAGCTGGCGGACGCTCAACGCAAACTCGCCTCCGCAAAGGCGGTATCCGGCGTGCCTGAGCCACAGCAAAAAAAGGATATCGCGGCGGCTCAAAAGGCGGTGCGGGCCGCGCAGGAGCAACTTGAAGAACTCCAGGGCAAGGTTCAATTCGTTCAAGATTCCCCGGCGCTACTTGCGGTGTCCGCTGCGCATCCGAATTTGGAAAAGCGGTGTCAACTGGAAACGGTGCGACTACACGAAGGTGACGAGCAAAACCTAGCTTTGTGGAATCAATTCCTGCCCATCTCACTTCGCGAAATCGAGACCGTCTATCACCGGTTGGGAATTGAGTTCGACTACACGTTGGGCGAGAGCTTCTATCATCCGCTGCTTGGTGACTTAGTTGAACAATTCTTGAGTCGTGGTTTGGCGACGATCAGCGAAGGGGCTACCTGCGTCTTTTTAGACGGCTTTGACGCGCCAATGATTATTCGTAAAAGCGATGGGGCCTATCTGTATGCAACCACCGATCTGGCTACTATCCAGTATCGCATGCAGCAGTTTCGCCCTGATGTGATTCTGTACGTCGTCGATATGCGTCAAAGCGAGCACTTTGCCAAGCTGTTCGCGGCAGCCCGCAAAATGGGCTACAACAAAGTTCAATTGCAGCACGTCAGTTTTGGTACCGTGCTGGGGCCGGACGGCAAGCCGTTTAAGACTCGCAGCGGCAGTGTGGTGGGGCTGGAACACCTGCTGGATGAAGCCGTCGAGCGTGCGTTTCAAGCGGTGTGCACGCCGGAACGTCTGCAGAAAGCTGGCCTCGATATGCCGCTGGACGAGCAACGGCATATTGCCAATGTAGTTGGACTGGGCGCGATCAAATATGCCGACCTGAGTCACAATCGTACCAGCGATTATGAGTTCAACACAGAGAAAATGGTCGCGCTGGATGGCAATACAGCTACCTACGTCCAGTACATGTACGCGCGCACCCAATCCATCCTACGGCGTGCCGAGGCTCAGGGGTACTCGCTGATGGCCGTGCCTGACTCGATCGTTGTTCAACACCCGGCCGAGCGAACCTTGGCCCTGCAGTTGCTACAATTAGAAGACGTGCTGCATCAGGTAGTGGCCGAATACTATCCGCACCTGTTAACAGGATACCTGTACGAACTCGCCAAGCAGTTTGCCTCCTTCTTTGAACAGTGCCCAGTACTTACGGCCGACGACCATGCTCAGCGCCAAAGTCGTTTGAGAATTTGCCAAGTAACCGGCCGTGTCTTGGAGCATGGCTTGGGGCTGTTGGGAATCGGCGTCGTGCCCAGAATGTAG
- a CDS encoding peptide chain release factor-like protein → MHPACLAEEQLMKACLFRTGRRSGPGGQHRNKCETAVILVHQPTGIEAQAGERRSQAANRRVAISRLRLKLAVHHRSPWADSIGAGLPGCDLTAAGVQLQAANVPEPSSLWYQRLSRQRLSIACDHSDFPALLAEALDHLSAAGWKPAAAAKKLDTTSSQLVALLKAQPQALQLVNQQRQQLLLPPLK, encoded by the coding sequence ATGCATCCAGCTTGTTTAGCTGAAGAACAGTTGATGAAGGCGTGCCTGTTTCGAACTGGTCGGCGCAGCGGTCCAGGCGGTCAACATCGCAATAAATGTGAAACAGCCGTGATTCTCGTACATCAGCCGACGGGCATCGAGGCGCAGGCAGGCGAGCGGCGCAGCCAAGCGGCTAATCGCCGTGTTGCCATAAGTAGGTTGCGATTGAAGCTGGCCGTACACCACCGCAGCCCGTGGGCCGATTCAATTGGCGCAGGTTTGCCTGGCTGCGACTTGACCGCGGCAGGAGTTCAACTGCAGGCTGCAAATGTTCCCGAGCCTAGTAGTCTGTGGTACCAGCGACTTAGCCGCCAACGCCTGAGCATTGCCTGCGATCATAGCGATTTTCCGGCTCTGTTAGCTGAAGCGCTCGACCATTTGTCAGCAGCCGGTTGGAAGCCAGCCGCTGCAGCAAAGAAATTAGATACCACCAGTTCGCAGTTGGTGGCGCTACTCAAGGCCCAACCACAAGCACTGCAATTGGTCAATCAGCAGCGGCAACAACTCTTGCTGCCGCCTCTGAAATAA
- a CDS encoding methyltransferase domain-containing protein yields the protein MASSRFLEQRLVDVAEVPQVRCIVELGPGTGGTTQSLLAAMDHSATLLAIELIPSLARQLKTIEEPRLVVEQADAVELRNILTDRRLPQPDRIISGIPFSALKPEQAQRLMQQIYELLAPGGYFIAYQVRNVVVSLAEPYFGPGEMFREYRNVPPLKIYRWRKHAGDGCCQRRAVARKVLGTQNLAGTIMT from the coding sequence GTGGCTAGTTCTCGATTCTTAGAGCAACGCCTGGTCGATGTCGCGGAGGTGCCACAGGTCCGCTGTATCGTCGAATTGGGGCCCGGTACGGGAGGGACAACTCAATCGCTGTTGGCTGCGATGGATCACAGCGCGACTTTACTGGCCATCGAACTGATTCCCTCACTGGCTCGCCAATTGAAGACCATTGAGGAGCCTCGGCTTGTCGTGGAGCAAGCCGATGCGGTGGAACTGCGAAATATTCTCACCGATCGACGGCTGCCCCAACCGGATCGCATCATTTCTGGAATCCCCTTCTCCGCTCTCAAACCTGAGCAAGCGCAGCGATTGATGCAGCAAATCTATGAGCTGTTAGCGCCTGGCGGGTATTTCATTGCCTATCAGGTTCGGAACGTAGTTGTGTCGCTGGCCGAACCCTATTTCGGCCCCGGCGAGATGTTTCGTGAGTACCGAAATGTGCCTCCGTTAAAGATCTACCGTTGGCGAAAGCACGCCGGTGACGGCTGTTGCCAACGGAGGGCAGTAGCTCGCAAGGTCTTGGGTACGCAGAATTTGGCGGGAACGATTATGACTTGA
- a CDS encoding RDD family protein: MSNAFNPYSAPASSDPFRAPRRTADLGKRFLGALVDGLVGLIVLPGYIAVIIGAQAAERSGNVSIPLLLGMGWMGVTIIAVLVVQIYLLATRSQTIGKYVMKTQIVDFATGQPADFVHCFVLRALVNGLIGAVPCVGSIYAIVDICFIFREDRRCIHDLLASTVVVDIS, from the coding sequence ATGTCGAATGCCTTCAACCCGTACTCTGCTCCTGCCAGTTCGGACCCATTCCGCGCACCCCGACGAACTGCGGATTTGGGCAAGCGGTTCCTGGGCGCGCTGGTCGATGGACTGGTGGGCTTGATTGTGCTGCCCGGCTACATTGCCGTGATCATTGGCGCACAGGCTGCGGAACGATCAGGAAACGTAAGTATTCCACTACTTCTGGGCATGGGCTGGATGGGTGTTACCATCATAGCGGTACTAGTCGTACAAATCTATCTGTTGGCCACGCGCAGCCAAACCATTGGCAAGTATGTGATGAAGACTCAAATCGTAGATTTTGCGACAGGTCAGCCGGCAGACTTCGTGCACTGTTTCGTGTTGCGCGCTTTGGTAAATGGCTTGATCGGCGCTGTGCCGTGCGTAGGTAGCATTTATGCCATCGTTGACATTTGTTTTATCTTTCGCGAGGATCGGCGGTGCATTCACGATCTGCTGGCCAGCACAGTGGTCGTTGACATTTCATGA